Proteins found in one Magnolia sinica isolate HGM2019 chromosome 5, MsV1, whole genome shotgun sequence genomic segment:
- the LOC131245045 gene encoding fibrillin protein 5 homolog isoform X3, with protein MAVIAPSKELLQPPISPRCHVLLAGKPKFQMAKNPRARSFSPWLRPTEQRSYGLVNCRSSRQVSAFGGGELSIGRTVADIKTALYQSIQGINRGIFGVPSAKKSEIEGLVKLLESHNPTPHPTENLQMVDGCWKLVYSTISILGAKRTKLGLRDFVSLGDFLQAIDVAEFIQRVDIEYKNSTIAPDQLMSIFRKNYDILLAIFNPEGWLEISYVDESMRIGRDDKGNIFILERLEL; from the exons ATGGCTGTGATTGCTCCTAGTAAAGAGCTTCTCCAACCACCCATCTCCCCCAGATGCCACGTGTTGCTGGCTGGAAAACCCAAGTTCCAGATGGCCAAAAATCCAAGGGCGAGAAGCTTTTCACCTTggttgaggcccacagagcaaAGAAGCTATGGATTGGTGAATTGTAGGAGCAGTAGACAAGTCTCAGCCTTTGGTGGAGGAGAGCTGTCCATTGGGCGGACCGTTGCAGACATCAAAACCGCTCTTTAtcaatcaatacaag GCATCAATAGAGGAATATTTGGAGTCCCATCTGCAAAGAAGAGTGAAATAGAAGGGCTGGTGAAGCTGCTAGAGTCCCACAATCCAACTCCTCATCCTACTGAAAATCTACAAATG GTTGATGGATGCTGGAAGCTTGTGTACAGCACGATTTCAATCCTCGGAGCAAAAAGAACAAAGCTCGGATTGCGGGATTTCGTTAGTCTTGGGGATTTCTTACAGGCCATTGATGTTGCTGAG TTCATACAGAGAGTTGATATTGAATACAAGAATTCAACAATCGCACCTGATCAG TTGATGAGTATATTCAGGAAGAACTATGACATTCTGCTGGCCATTTTCAATCCAGAAGGCTGGCTCGAAATTTC ATATGTTGATGAGTCCATGAGGATTGGGAGGGATGACAAAGGCAACATATTCATTCTAGAAAGATTGGAACTGTAG
- the LOC131246259 gene encoding protein BOLA2-like produces MEESLEMERSKAAVHYATLSVACFLRGETKMRSVPEVIDTSGGCGASFAIEIVSEQFEGKRLLERHRLVNSALEEQMKNIHALSIKKAVTPAQWQQQAESNKSQPAT; encoded by the exons ATGGAAGAAAGCTTGGAGATGGAACGATCCAAAGCAGCTGTGCACTACGCCACTCTGTCCGTCGCTTGTTTTCTACGAGGGGAAACCAAAATGAGATCGGTTCCA GAAGTAATTGATACTTCTGGAGG GTGTGGTGCTAGCTTTGCAATTGAGATTGTATCGGAACAATTTGAGGGGAAGAGGTTACTGGAGAGGCACCGGTTGGTGAATTCCGCTTTGGAAGAGCAGATGAAAAATATCCACGCGCTTTCGATAAAGAAAGCTGTGACCCCAGCCCAGTGGCAACAACAAGCTGAGTCGAACAAATCTCAACCTGCTACTTAG
- the LOC131245050 gene encoding bidirectional sugar transporter SWEET3b-like codes for MTDKLRLAIGVMGNAASLLLYAAPILTFKRVIRKGSTEEFSCVPYIIALCNCLLYTWYGLPIVSVGWENFPIISINGIGILLEISFIFIYFWFTSIRGKKLVSLAVALVAIVFSAIVLVSTFALHDHRHRKMLVGCFGLVASVSMYGSPLVAVRQVIVTKSVEYMPFNLSLFSFLASTLWMIYGLLQHDLFLASPSLLGSPLGILQLVLYCIYRKNKKTPEKLDKLEMEKKGVDFKPLPEKQDPEKLDLEKNGVGYESHPPKINGLK; via the exons ATGACTGATAAGCTACGCTTAGCAATTGGAGTAATGG GAAATGCTGCATCTTTGCTGCTTTACGCAGCACCCAT ATTAACTTTCAAGAGGGTTATAAGGAAGGGAAGCACTGAAGAATTTTCTTGTGTCCCTTACATCATAGCTCTGTGCAATTGCCTTCTGTATACTTGGTATGGTTTGCCTATAGTAAGTGTCGGGTGGGAGAATTTTCCAATCATCAGCATCAATGGCATAGGGATTCTTCTAGAAATCTCATTCATCTTCATCTATTTCTGGTTCACTTCAATTCGTGGAAAG AAGCTAGTATCATTAGCGGTGGCACTCGTAGCTATTGTGTTTTCTGCTATTGTGTTAGTATCAACATTCGCTTTGCATGATCATCGTCATCGGAAGATGCTTGTTGGATGTTTTGGACTTGTAGCTTCCGTATCCATGTATGGTTCTCCTCTGGTTGCTGTG AGGCAAGTAATAGTGACAAAGAGCGTGGAATACATGCCTTTCAATCTCTCCTTGTTCTCCTTCCTGGCCAGCACTTTGTGGATGATATATGGCCTCTTGCAACACGATCTTTTTCTTGCG TCGCCGAGTCTGTTGGGCAGCCCATTAGGAATCCTGCAGCTGGTACTATATTGCATatacaggaaaaataagaaaactccGGAAAAGCTGGACAAGCTGGAAATGGAAAAGAAAggagtggatttcaaaccccttccTGAAAAGCAAGATCCTGAGAAGCTAGACTTAGAGAAGAATGGAGTTGGTTACGAATCCCATCCGCCCAAAATCAACGGCCTCAAGTGA
- the LOC131245045 gene encoding fibrillin protein 5 homolog isoform X1, which translates to MAVIAPSKELLQPPISPRCHVLLAGKPKFQMAKNPRARSFSPWLRPTEQRSYGLVNCRSSRQVSAFGGGELSIGRTVADIKTALYQSIQGINRGIFGVPSAKKSEIEGLVKLLESHNPTPHPTENLQMVDGCWKLVYSTISILGAKRTKLGLRDFVSLGDFLQAIDVAERKAVNVIKFNVRGLKMLTGQLTVVASFKIASKSFIQRVDIEYKNSTIAPDQLMSIFRKNYDILLAIFNPEGWLEISYVDESMRIGRDDKGNIFILERLEL; encoded by the exons ATGGCTGTGATTGCTCCTAGTAAAGAGCTTCTCCAACCACCCATCTCCCCCAGATGCCACGTGTTGCTGGCTGGAAAACCCAAGTTCCAGATGGCCAAAAATCCAAGGGCGAGAAGCTTTTCACCTTggttgaggcccacagagcaaAGAAGCTATGGATTGGTGAATTGTAGGAGCAGTAGACAAGTCTCAGCCTTTGGTGGAGGAGAGCTGTCCATTGGGCGGACCGTTGCAGACATCAAAACCGCTCTTTAtcaatcaatacaag GCATCAATAGAGGAATATTTGGAGTCCCATCTGCAAAGAAGAGTGAAATAGAAGGGCTGGTGAAGCTGCTAGAGTCCCACAATCCAACTCCTCATCCTACTGAAAATCTACAAATG GTTGATGGATGCTGGAAGCTTGTGTACAGCACGATTTCAATCCTCGGAGCAAAAAGAACAAAGCTCGGATTGCGGGATTTCGTTAGTCTTGGGGATTTCTTACAGGCCATTGATGTTGCTGAG AGGAAAGCAGTTAATGTGATCAAGTTCAATGTGAGGGGATTGAAGATGTTAACAGGACAGCTGACAGTTGTAGCCTCTTTCAAGATTGCATCCAAATCA TTCATACAGAGAGTTGATATTGAATACAAGAATTCAACAATCGCACCTGATCAG TTGATGAGTATATTCAGGAAGAACTATGACATTCTGCTGGCCATTTTCAATCCAGAAGGCTGGCTCGAAATTTC ATATGTTGATGAGTCCATGAGGATTGGGAGGGATGACAAAGGCAACATATTCATTCTAGAAAGATTGGAACTGTAG
- the LOC131245045 gene encoding fibrillin protein 5 homolog isoform X2 — MAVIAPSKELLQPPISPRCHVLLAGKPKFQMAKNPRARSFSPWLRPTEQRSYGLVNCRSSRQVSAFGGGELSIGRTVADIKTALYQSIQGINRGIFGVPSAKKSEIEGLVKLLESHNPTPHPTENLQMVDGCWKLVYSTISILGAKRTKLGLRDFVSLGDFLQAIDVAERKAVNVIKFNVRGLKMLTGQLTVVASFKIASKSRVDIEYKNSTIAPDQLMSIFRKNYDILLAIFNPEGWLEISYVDESMRIGRDDKGNIFILERLEL; from the exons ATGGCTGTGATTGCTCCTAGTAAAGAGCTTCTCCAACCACCCATCTCCCCCAGATGCCACGTGTTGCTGGCTGGAAAACCCAAGTTCCAGATGGCCAAAAATCCAAGGGCGAGAAGCTTTTCACCTTggttgaggcccacagagcaaAGAAGCTATGGATTGGTGAATTGTAGGAGCAGTAGACAAGTCTCAGCCTTTGGTGGAGGAGAGCTGTCCATTGGGCGGACCGTTGCAGACATCAAAACCGCTCTTTAtcaatcaatacaag GCATCAATAGAGGAATATTTGGAGTCCCATCTGCAAAGAAGAGTGAAATAGAAGGGCTGGTGAAGCTGCTAGAGTCCCACAATCCAACTCCTCATCCTACTGAAAATCTACAAATG GTTGATGGATGCTGGAAGCTTGTGTACAGCACGATTTCAATCCTCGGAGCAAAAAGAACAAAGCTCGGATTGCGGGATTTCGTTAGTCTTGGGGATTTCTTACAGGCCATTGATGTTGCTGAG AGGAAAGCAGTTAATGTGATCAAGTTCAATGTGAGGGGATTGAAGATGTTAACAGGACAGCTGACAGTTGTAGCCTCTTTCAAGATTGCATCCAAATCA AGAGTTGATATTGAATACAAGAATTCAACAATCGCACCTGATCAG TTGATGAGTATATTCAGGAAGAACTATGACATTCTGCTGGCCATTTTCAATCCAGAAGGCTGGCTCGAAATTTC ATATGTTGATGAGTCCATGAGGATTGGGAGGGATGACAAAGGCAACATATTCATTCTAGAAAGATTGGAACTGTAG
- the LOC131245045 gene encoding fibrillin protein 5 homolog isoform X4 — protein sequence MAVIAPSKELLQPPISPRCHVLLAGKPKFQMAKNPRARSFSPWLRPTEQRSYGLVNCRSSRQVSAFGGGELSIGRTVADIKTALYQSIQGINRGIFGVPSAKKSEIEGLVKLLESHNPTPHPTENLQMVDGCWKLVYSTISILGAKRTKLGLRDFVSLGDFLQAIDVAERVDIEYKNSTIAPDQLMSIFRKNYDILLAIFNPEGWLEISYVDESMRIGRDDKGNIFILERLEL from the exons ATGGCTGTGATTGCTCCTAGTAAAGAGCTTCTCCAACCACCCATCTCCCCCAGATGCCACGTGTTGCTGGCTGGAAAACCCAAGTTCCAGATGGCCAAAAATCCAAGGGCGAGAAGCTTTTCACCTTggttgaggcccacagagcaaAGAAGCTATGGATTGGTGAATTGTAGGAGCAGTAGACAAGTCTCAGCCTTTGGTGGAGGAGAGCTGTCCATTGGGCGGACCGTTGCAGACATCAAAACCGCTCTTTAtcaatcaatacaag GCATCAATAGAGGAATATTTGGAGTCCCATCTGCAAAGAAGAGTGAAATAGAAGGGCTGGTGAAGCTGCTAGAGTCCCACAATCCAACTCCTCATCCTACTGAAAATCTACAAATG GTTGATGGATGCTGGAAGCTTGTGTACAGCACGATTTCAATCCTCGGAGCAAAAAGAACAAAGCTCGGATTGCGGGATTTCGTTAGTCTTGGGGATTTCTTACAGGCCATTGATGTTGCTGAG AGAGTTGATATTGAATACAAGAATTCAACAATCGCACCTGATCAG TTGATGAGTATATTCAGGAAGAACTATGACATTCTGCTGGCCATTTTCAATCCAGAAGGCTGGCTCGAAATTTC ATATGTTGATGAGTCCATGAGGATTGGGAGGGATGACAAAGGCAACATATTCATTCTAGAAAGATTGGAACTGTAG
- the LOC131245049 gene encoding UDP-D-xylose:L-fucose alpha-1,3-D-xylosyltransferase MGP4-like has translation MSSFLHQRQHQQQQLLVDSQPISLPYSTVNHRSISLFGRASLLILLSLMVVLGVVSPWIGLPGRLFSGGTSGGSSLSRWKDYTLADAAAFVAKNGTVIVCAVSHPYLPFLNNWLISISRQKHQEKVMVIAEDYATLYEVNRKWPGHAVLVPPAPDSQTAHKFGSEGFFNFTSRRPRHILHILELGYNVMYNDVDMVWMADPFPYLQGNHDVYFTDDMAAVKPLNHSHDLPPPGKKGRTYICSCMIFLRPTNGAKQVMKKWIEELQVQPWSKKTKSNDQPAFNWALNRTAGQVDLYLLPQAAFPSGGLYFKNQTWVQETKGSHVIIHNNYITGFEKKIKRFHDFGFWLVDDYAGESPLGRL, from the exons ATGTCATCGTTCCTACACCAGAGgcagcatcagcagcagcagcttcTGGTGGATTCCCAACCAATCTCCCTTCCATATTCAACCGTCAATCACAGGTCCATCTCTCTTTTCGGCCGTGCCAGCCTTCTCATCTTGCTGTCCCTTATGGTTGTTCTCGGCGTTGTTTCGCCGTGGATTGGACTCCCAGGTCGCCTCTTCTCGGGCGGCACCAGCGGCGGATCCTCTCTTTCGAGGTGGAAAGATTACACGCTGGCCGATGCTGCTGCTTTCGTGGCCAAGAACGGGACCGTTATCGTATGCGCAGTTAGTCATCCGTACCTGCCGTTTCTGAACAACTGGTTGATCAGCATTTCCAGGCAGAAGCATCAGGAGAAGGTGATGGTCATCGCCGAGGATTACGCGACGCTCTATGAGGTGAATCGGAAGTGGCCCGGTCATGCTGTCCTTGTACCGCCTGCGCCCGATTCACAGACCGCCCATAAGTTCGGTTCTGAg GGATTCTTCAATTTTACATCTCGCAGGCCTCGCCACATCTTGCATATTTTGGAGCTTGGGTATAATGTGATGTACAATGATGTTGATATGGTCTGGATGGCGGATCCATTTCCCTATCTCCAGGGGAATCATGATGTCTACTTCACCGATGACATGGCTGCA GTGAAACCCCTGAATCACTCTCATGATTTGCCACCTCCTGGTAAGAAGGGTCGTACTTACATATGCAGCTGCATGATTTTCCTACGCCCTACAAATGGAGCGAAACAAGTGATGAAGAAGTGGATAGAAGAGCTCCAAGTTCAGCCATGGTCCAAAAAGACAAAGTCAAATGACCAGCCTGCCTTCAATTGGGCTTTAAATAGAACTGCTGGTCAG GTGGATCTTTATCTGCTGCCCCAGGCTGCATTCCCTTCTGGGGGTTTGTACTTCAAAAACCAGACATGGGTTCAGGAAACCAAAGGTTCACATGTCATCATACACAATAATTACATCACTGGGTTCGAGAAGAAGATAAAGCGCTTCCATGATTTTGGATTTTGGTTGGTCGATGATTACGCCGGTGAATCACCACTTGGCAGACTATAA